From Mycolicibacterium nivoides, a single genomic window includes:
- a CDS encoding acyltransferase, which translates to MTTMWGAPIHKRWRGSRLRDPRQADFLTRASLKWVIDNRAYTPWYLVRYWRLLKFKLANPHIITRGMVFLGKGVEIQCTPELAQMEIGRWVHIGDKNTIRCHEGSLRIGDKVVLGRDNVINTYLDIELGDSALMADWCYVCDFDHKMDNIDMPIKDQGIIKGPVRIGPDTWIAAKVTILRNTSIGRGCVLGAHAVVKGEIPDYSIAVGAPAKVVKNRKLDWETSAAERAELAAALADIERKKAANSN; encoded by the coding sequence ATGACGACGATGTGGGGCGCCCCGATTCACAAGCGCTGGCGGGGTTCCCGGCTGCGTGATCCTCGCCAGGCCGATTTCCTGACGAGAGCGTCGCTGAAATGGGTCATCGACAACCGCGCCTACACCCCGTGGTACCTGGTGCGGTACTGGCGGCTGCTGAAGTTCAAGCTGGCCAACCCGCACATCATCACCCGTGGCATGGTCTTCCTCGGCAAGGGTGTGGAGATCCAGTGCACGCCGGAGCTGGCGCAGATGGAGATCGGTCGCTGGGTTCACATCGGCGACAAGAACACCATCCGCTGCCACGAGGGTTCGCTGCGCATCGGCGACAAGGTGGTGCTGGGCCGCGACAACGTGATCAACACCTACCTCGACATCGAGCTCGGCGACTCCGCGCTGATGGCCGACTGGTGCTACGTCTGCGACTTCGACCACAAGATGGACAACATCGACATGCCCATCAAAGACCAGGGCATCATCAAGGGCCCGGTGCGCATCGGCCCGGACACCTGGATCGCCGCCAAGGTCACCATCCTGCGCAACACCTCGATCGGCCGCGGCTGCGTGCTGGGTGCCCACGCCGTGGTCAAGGGCGAGATCCCCGATTACTCGATTGCCGTCGGGGCGCCGGCCAAGGTGGTCAAGAACCGCAAGCTGGATTGGGAGACATCGGCCGCCGAGCGCGCCGAACTCGCCGCCGCACTGGCCGACATCGAGCGCAAGAAGGCGGCCAACAGCAACTGA
- a CDS encoding esterase, whose product MRIPPVTALLVAGALLGWLGVPVAAAQSACADLGGNVDGDQICQVHTANATYRLDYTFPVGYPDQQAVAAYLIQTRDGFVNVSDMPGSRDQPYVLDAKGTAYSSGTPAHTQSLVFEVYQNVGGAHPQTWYKTFNYNVATRAPITFDNLFKPGSRPLDVIFPIVQRELQKQSGVEQAITPAVGLDPVHYQNFAITDDSVIFFFGQGELLPEAAGASQASVPRSAVAALLA is encoded by the coding sequence ATGCGAATTCCCCCTGTGACAGCGCTGCTGGTGGCCGGTGCGCTGCTCGGCTGGCTAGGAGTGCCCGTGGCGGCCGCGCAGTCGGCCTGCGCCGACCTGGGCGGCAACGTCGACGGCGACCAGATCTGTCAGGTGCACACCGCCAATGCCACCTACAGACTGGATTACACGTTCCCCGTCGGCTATCCGGATCAACAGGCCGTCGCCGCCTACCTGATCCAGACCCGCGACGGCTTCGTCAATGTCTCGGACATGCCCGGCTCGCGCGATCAGCCCTACGTCCTGGACGCCAAGGGCACCGCCTACAGCTCCGGCACACCCGCGCACACCCAGAGCCTGGTGTTCGAGGTGTATCAGAACGTCGGCGGTGCTCACCCGCAGACCTGGTACAAGACGTTCAACTACAACGTGGCGACCCGGGCACCGATCACCTTCGACAACCTGTTCAAGCCGGGCTCCCGGCCGCTGGACGTGATCTTCCCGATCGTGCAGCGCGAATTGCAGAAACAGTCCGGGGTCGAACAGGCCATCACACCGGCGGTCGGCCTGGATCCCGTGCACTATCAGAACTTCGCGATCACCGATGACTCGGTGATCTTCTTCTTCGGGCAGGGTGAACTGCTGCCCGAAGCCGCCGGAGCCAGCCAGGCCAGCGTCCCGCGGTCGGCCGTGGCGGCGCTGCTGGCCTGA
- a CDS encoding PLP-dependent aminotransferase family protein, with protein MSTDMAARALDVDLLARELGNWRTSSQSGPAYLGLADAIRLLIVDGRVPVGSRIPSERALAESLRVSRTTVTAAFAQLRDDGYLHARRGARSITALPAAGHIEPDATTPTVSLAAAALSAPGTAVLEAFAEAARDIAPYLREPGHELMGVGPLRAAIAERYCARGLPTDPSQIMVTSGAQHAIGLILASHTQPGDRVLVEQPTYHGALSAISTAGARAVPVALTEDGWELDAVQAALRQLAPSLAYLVPDSHNPTGFTLPAAERERLGQIISDTRTRTIVDESIVDMWIDAAPPEPLAASVPRNDLVLTIGSMSKSFWGGLRVGWIRAERGTLATIAAIRPSVDLGTPILEQLAAARLLAMRTEVLPERREIIRARREFLVALLARELPDWQPGHGRGGMSLWVKLPAPMSTALSAAAMRLGLDVPAGPRFGVDGTLERFIRLPYALPEPELEEAVNLLVRAWHSITGTLSAQPQTLVV; from the coding sequence ATGTCGACAGATATGGCCGCTCGCGCCCTCGATGTAGACCTGTTGGCCCGCGAACTGGGTAACTGGCGCACCTCTAGCCAAAGTGGACCTGCCTATCTCGGCCTGGCCGACGCCATTCGGCTGCTGATCGTGGACGGCCGGGTCCCGGTCGGATCACGCATTCCCAGCGAACGGGCGCTGGCGGAGTCGCTGCGGGTGTCTCGCACCACGGTCACCGCGGCCTTCGCCCAGTTGCGCGACGACGGCTATCTGCACGCCCGTCGCGGGGCCCGCAGCATCACCGCCCTGCCGGCCGCCGGCCACATCGAGCCCGACGCCACCACACCGACCGTGAGCCTGGCCGCCGCCGCACTGTCCGCACCCGGCACCGCCGTACTGGAGGCGTTCGCCGAAGCCGCCCGCGATATCGCGCCGTATCTGCGCGAGCCCGGTCACGAACTGATGGGCGTCGGTCCACTGCGCGCGGCGATCGCCGAAAGATATTGCGCCAGAGGATTGCCCACCGATCCGAGTCAGATCATGGTGACCAGCGGCGCCCAGCACGCCATCGGACTGATCCTGGCCAGCCACACCCAGCCCGGCGACCGGGTACTCGTCGAGCAACCCACCTACCACGGTGCGCTGTCGGCGATCTCGACCGCGGGAGCGCGAGCGGTGCCGGTCGCGCTCACCGAAGACGGCTGGGAGCTCGACGCCGTGCAGGCCGCGCTGCGGCAGCTCGCCCCGAGCCTGGCCTACCTGGTTCCCGACAGCCACAACCCGACCGGGTTCACCCTGCCGGCCGCCGAGCGAGAGCGGTTGGGGCAGATCATTTCCGATACCCGCACCCGCACCATCGTCGACGAATCGATCGTCGACATGTGGATCGACGCCGCGCCGCCCGAGCCGCTGGCGGCCTCGGTACCCCGCAATGATCTGGTGCTGACCATCGGCTCGATGTCGAAGTCGTTCTGGGGCGGCCTGCGGGTCGGCTGGATCCGCGCCGAGCGCGGCACGCTGGCCACCATCGCCGCGATCCGGCCCTCGGTGGACCTCGGCACCCCGATCCTGGAACAACTCGCGGCAGCGCGGTTGCTCGCGATGCGCACGGAGGTACTGCCGGAACGGCGCGAGATCATCCGGGCGCGGCGGGAGTTCCTGGTGGCACTGCTGGCCCGGGAACTCCCGGACTGGCAGCCCGGGCACGGCCGCGGCGGAATGTCACTGTGGGTGAAGCTCCCCGCGCCGATGAGCACGGCGTTGTCGGCCGCGGCGATGCGGCTGGGTCTGGATGTGCCCGCGGGGCCGCGGTTCGGTGTCGACGGCACGCTGGAGCGGTTCATCCGGCTGCCCTATGCGCTGCCGGAACCTGAACTCGAAGAGGCCGTGAATCTACTGGTGCGGGCCTGGCACAGCATCACCGGCACGCTCAGCGCGCAGCCACAGACGCTGGTGGTCTAG
- a CDS encoding glycosyltransferase family 4 protein, with protein MKILMVSWEYPPVVVGGLGRHVHHLATALAEAGHEIVVLSRRPTDTDPSTHPSTDEVSEGVRVVAAAQDPHEFVFGTDMMAWTLAMGHAMVRTGLAVKDNSGDRWVPDLVHAHDWLVAHPAIALAEFFDVPLVSTIHATEAGRHSGWVSGPISRQVHAVESWLVRESDSLITCSASMSDEITELFGPELSEIRVIRNGIDADLWPFAPRRPRQGPPELLYLGRLEYEKGVHDAIAALPRIRRAHPGTTLTIAGDGTQQQWLIEQARKHKVLKATRFVGRLGHEELLQALQSADAAVLPSHYEPFGIVALEAAATGTPLVTSNVGGLGEAVIDGQTGMSFAPRDVVGLAAAVRAVLDDPEAAQRRAIAARERLSADFDWHTVAAETSQVYLAAKRAEREPHPRRPIVEHALPDR; from the coding sequence ATGAAGATCCTGATGGTGTCATGGGAGTACCCGCCCGTCGTCGTCGGCGGTCTGGGCCGACACGTGCACCACCTGGCCACCGCGCTGGCCGAAGCCGGACACGAGATCGTGGTGCTCAGCCGCAGGCCCACCGACACCGATCCCAGCACGCACCCGTCCACCGATGAGGTCAGCGAGGGTGTACGGGTGGTGGCCGCCGCCCAGGATCCGCATGAGTTCGTGTTCGGCACGGACATGATGGCCTGGACCCTGGCCATGGGCCACGCCATGGTGCGCACCGGCCTTGCCGTCAAAGACAATTCGGGCGACCGCTGGGTGCCCGACCTCGTTCACGCCCATGATTGGCTGGTGGCCCATCCCGCCATCGCCCTGGCCGAATTCTTCGATGTACCACTGGTTTCCACCATCCACGCCACCGAGGCGGGTCGGCACTCCGGCTGGGTCTCCGGACCGATCAGCCGCCAGGTGCATGCCGTGGAATCCTGGCTGGTGCGCGAATCAGATTCGCTGATCACGTGTTCGGCCTCGATGAGCGATGAGATCACCGAACTGTTCGGACCCGAACTGTCCGAGATCAGGGTGATCCGCAACGGGATCGACGCCGATCTCTGGCCGTTCGCGCCGCGACGCCCCCGCCAGGGTCCGCCTGAGTTGCTCTACCTCGGCCGCCTGGAATACGAGAAGGGTGTGCACGACGCGATCGCGGCCCTGCCCCGTATCCGGCGCGCACATCCCGGCACCACGCTGACCATCGCCGGCGACGGAACCCAGCAGCAGTGGCTCATCGAGCAGGCCCGGAAACACAAGGTGCTCAAGGCGACCCGGTTCGTCGGACGGCTCGGGCACGAGGAACTGCTGCAGGCCCTGCAGTCCGCCGACGCCGCGGTGCTGCCGAGCCACTACGAGCCGTTCGGCATCGTGGCGCTGGAGGCCGCGGCCACCGGAACCCCATTGGTGACCTCGAATGTGGGCGGCCTGGGCGAAGCGGTGATCGACGGCCAGACCGGAATGTCGTTCGCACCACGGGATGTGGTGGGGCTGGCCGCGGCGGTACGCGCCGTGCTCGACGACCCCGAGGCCGCGCAGCGCCGGGCGATCGCCGCCCGCGAGCGGCTCAGCGCCGACTTCGACTGGCACACCGTGGCCGCCGAGACCAGCCAGGTCTATCTGGCGGCCAAACGTGCCGAACGCGAACCACATCCGCGCCGGCCGATCGTCGAGCACGCCCTGCCCGACCGCTGA
- a CDS encoding THUMP-like domain-containing protein — protein MLDTEAVAYLRSEAGAQALGEVSGRRLAGASLVSDIAAVRTQFGDRAGILVETVQLRRRAAAKFDDPGQWLFTDEALQQATAAPVAAHRARRLTGARVHDATCSIGSELVALRDRAAQLVGSDLDPVRLAMAAHNAGGIDLCRADALAPVTRDTVVIIDPARRSGGRRRFDPRAYTPALDAVLDVYRGRDLVVKCAPGIDFDALAEMGFGGEIEVTSVGGSVREACLWSPGLTEPGVRRRASLLETGEEISDGEPDDCPVAPAGRWIVDPDGAVVRAGLVRHYAARHGLWQLDPDIAYLSGDELPAGVRGFEVLEQLHFQERRLRAALAARSVGALEILVRGLDVDPDALRARMRLRGTEHLAVVIARLGSGAASRATAFICRPSR, from the coding sequence CTGCTTGACACAGAAGCTGTCGCATACCTGCGCTCGGAGGCGGGAGCGCAGGCCCTGGGTGAGGTGTCCGGGCGCCGCCTCGCCGGGGCCAGTCTGGTCAGCGACATCGCTGCTGTCCGAACACAATTCGGTGACCGTGCCGGAATTCTGGTGGAAACCGTACAGCTGAGGCGCCGGGCCGCGGCCAAGTTCGACGACCCGGGGCAGTGGCTGTTCACCGACGAGGCGCTGCAACAGGCCACGGCCGCGCCGGTGGCCGCCCACCGGGCGCGCCGGCTGACCGGGGCGCGGGTGCACGATGCCACCTGCTCCATCGGCAGTGAGCTTGTGGCACTGCGTGATCGCGCCGCACAGCTGGTCGGCAGCGACCTAGATCCGGTGCGGCTGGCGATGGCGGCCCACAACGCCGGGGGCATCGACCTGTGCCGAGCCGACGCGCTGGCACCGGTCACCCGCGACACCGTGGTGATCATCGATCCGGCCCGTCGCTCCGGTGGGCGGCGACGCTTCGACCCGCGGGCCTACACCCCGGCGCTCGACGCGGTCCTGGACGTCTACCGTGGCCGGGACCTCGTGGTGAAGTGCGCTCCGGGAATCGATTTCGACGCGCTCGCCGAGATGGGGTTCGGCGGGGAGATCGAGGTGACCTCGGTCGGCGGCAGCGTGCGCGAAGCCTGCCTGTGGTCACCCGGGCTGACCGAACCCGGTGTCCGCCGGCGGGCCAGCTTGCTCGAAACCGGGGAGGAGATCAGCGACGGCGAACCAGACGACTGCCCCGTCGCCCCGGCCGGGCGCTGGATCGTCGACCCCGATGGTGCGGTGGTGCGCGCCGGGCTGGTGCGCCACTACGCGGCGCGGCACGGACTGTGGCAGCTCGACCCCGACATCGCCTATCTGTCCGGTGACGAGTTGCCCGCCGGGGTGCGCGGTTTCGAGGTCCTCGAACAGCTGCATTTCCAGGAGCGGCGGCTGCGGGCCGCGCTGGCGGCCCGATCGGTGGGGGCACTGGAGATCCTGGTTCGTGGCCTCGACGTGGATCCCGATGCGCTGCGGGCCCGGATGCGGCTGCGCGGCACCGAGCACCTGGCTGTGGTGATCGCCCGGCTCGGTTCCGGGGCGGCCAGCCGGGCAACGGCATTCATTTGTCGCCCGTCGCGATGA
- a CDS encoding NUDIX hydrolase: MTGSDDPLVPRPAATVMLVRDVRRGGSADIEVFMMRRHAAMEFVAGVMVFPGGGVDDRDRNADIAWFGPEPSWWAERLGVETGLAEALVCAAARETFEESGVLFAGPHSDSGDPGIVSDASVYGDARAALANHSLSFADFLRDEKLVLRADLLRPWDNWITPKEERTRRYDTFFFVGALPEGQRADGENTETDRAFWSTPQAGLDDFEQGNSFLLPPTWTQLNSLHGRSVADVLATERKIVATEPNLSLGEGSWQIEFFDSGRYNAARNHRSPLGRGDAPEESGSAGRSEATGESTQ, from the coding sequence ATGACAGGCAGCGACGATCCGTTGGTGCCCCGGCCGGCGGCGACCGTGATGCTGGTCCGCGATGTGCGCCGCGGTGGCTCAGCGGACATCGAAGTGTTCATGATGCGCAGGCATGCGGCGATGGAGTTCGTGGCCGGGGTGATGGTGTTCCCGGGCGGGGGAGTCGACGACCGCGACCGCAATGCCGACATCGCCTGGTTCGGACCCGAACCGAGCTGGTGGGCGGAGCGCCTCGGTGTGGAAACCGGGCTGGCCGAGGCGCTAGTGTGCGCCGCGGCCCGGGAGACCTTCGAGGAGTCCGGTGTGCTGTTCGCCGGGCCTCACAGCGATTCGGGCGATCCGGGCATAGTCTCCGACGCCTCGGTGTACGGCGATGCTCGTGCCGCCCTGGCCAACCACTCACTGTCCTTCGCCGACTTCCTGCGCGACGAGAAACTCGTCCTGCGCGCCGACCTGCTCCGGCCGTGGGACAACTGGATCACCCCCAAAGAGGAACGCACGCGCCGCTACGACACCTTCTTCTTCGTCGGCGCGCTGCCCGAGGGCCAGCGGGCCGACGGCGAGAACACCGAAACCGATCGGGCGTTCTGGAGCACCCCGCAGGCGGGTCTCGACGACTTCGAGCAGGGCAACTCGTTCCTGCTGCCGCCGACCTGGACCCAGCTCAACTCTCTCCACGGCCGTTCCGTCGCCGACGTGCTGGCAACCGAACGCAAGATCGTCGCCACCGAGCCCAACCTCTCCCTCGGCGAAGGGAGCTGGCAGATCGAGTTCTTCGACAGCGGCCGTTACAACGCGGCCAGAAACCACCGGTCCCCGTTGGGCCGGGGTGACGCGCCCGAGGAATCGGGTTCGGCGGGCAGGAGCGAAGCGACCGGGGAATCGACTCAGTGA
- a CDS encoding ABC transporter ATP-binding protein, with translation MASGERTDSTITDDEDGTDPDLLIDFARVTLRRGGNTLVGPITWAVELDERWVVIGPNGAGKTSLLRIAAATEHPSSGTAYVLGERLGRTDMSELRARVGLSSSALSQRIPDSEVVRDLVVSAGYAVLGRWREDYEDVDYAQAIDMLESVGAEHLAERTYGTLSEGERKRVLIARSLMTDPELLLLDEPAAGLDLGGREELVARLTDLAADPDAPAMVLVTHHVEEIPVGFSHALILSEGKAVASGLLTEVLTAENLSKAFGQSIALDTIDGRYFARRTRTRAAHRRRE, from the coding sequence GTGGCCTCAGGGGAACGCACCGACTCGACAATCACCGATGACGAAGACGGAACCGACCCCGACCTGTTGATCGACTTCGCCAGGGTGACCCTGCGGCGCGGCGGCAACACCCTGGTCGGGCCCATCACCTGGGCCGTCGAACTCGACGAACGCTGGGTGGTGATCGGCCCCAACGGTGCAGGCAAGACCTCGCTGTTGCGGATCGCCGCCGCCACCGAACACCCGTCATCGGGCACGGCCTACGTGCTCGGCGAACGGTTGGGCCGCACCGACATGTCCGAGTTGCGGGCTCGGGTCGGCCTGAGCAGCTCGGCACTGTCGCAGCGGATCCCCGACAGCGAGGTGGTGCGCGACTTGGTGGTGTCTGCCGGCTACGCCGTGCTGGGCCGCTGGCGCGAGGACTATGAGGACGTCGACTACGCCCAGGCCATCGACATGCTGGAGAGCGTCGGTGCCGAACACCTGGCCGAGCGGACCTACGGGACGCTGTCGGAAGGCGAACGCAAACGGGTCCTGATCGCCCGGTCGCTGATGACCGACCCCGAACTTCTGCTGCTCGACGAGCCCGCGGCCGGCCTCGATCTGGGCGGCCGCGAAGAGCTGGTGGCCCGGTTGACCGACCTGGCTGCCGACCCCGATGCACCGGCCATGGTCCTGGTCACCCATCATGTCGAGGAGATTCCGGTCGGATTCAGCCACGCGCTGATCCTCTCGGAAGGCAAGGCGGTTGCTTCGGGTCTGCTGACCGAGGTGTTGACTGCTGAGAACCTCTCCAAGGCGTTCGGCCAGTCGATCGCCCTGGACACGATCGACGGGCGCTACTTCGCCCGGCGAACCAGGACCCGAGCGGCGCACAGGAGGCGTGAATGA
- a CDS encoding YczE/YyaS/YitT family protein, translating into MRAGFKRGALLLIGLCGYGASMAMMVRAGLGLDPWDVFHQGLTRHTPLSLGMASAVVGVVVLLAWIPLRNRPGIGTVANVIVIAVTVDATLAVLPAPSALPVRIAMMIGAVVLNAISTVLYIGAGLGPGPRDGLMTGLVARTGLSVRLVRTGIEATVLAVGWLMGGTVGIGTVVYAVGIGPLVQLFLRLMPRSLLFHDFSGGRARADRKPVTTMSEWPQGNAPTRQSPMTKTEPTPTC; encoded by the coding sequence ATGAGGGCGGGATTCAAACGTGGTGCCCTGCTCCTGATCGGCCTCTGCGGCTACGGCGCGTCGATGGCGATGATGGTGCGCGCCGGGCTCGGCCTCGATCCGTGGGACGTCTTCCACCAGGGTCTGACCCGGCACACGCCGCTGTCCCTCGGGATGGCCTCCGCCGTCGTCGGCGTCGTCGTCCTGCTGGCCTGGATCCCGTTGCGTAACCGGCCCGGGATCGGGACCGTCGCCAACGTCATCGTCATCGCCGTCACGGTGGACGCCACGTTGGCCGTCCTGCCCGCGCCCTCGGCACTGCCGGTTCGCATCGCGATGATGATCGGCGCCGTCGTGCTCAACGCCATCAGCACCGTGCTCTACATCGGTGCCGGCCTGGGCCCCGGACCCCGCGACGGCCTGATGACCGGACTCGTTGCCCGCACCGGGTTGTCGGTGCGATTGGTGCGCACCGGAATTGAGGCGACCGTACTGGCCGTTGGCTGGCTGATGGGTGGCACCGTCGGGATCGGCACCGTCGTCTACGCGGTCGGGATCGGGCCGCTCGTGCAGCTGTTCCTGCGGCTGATGCCACGATCACTGTTGTTCCACGATTTCAGCGGCGGGCGTGCCCGAGCGGATCGGAAACCGGTCACTACGATGAGCGAGTGGCCTCAGGGGAACGCACCGACTCGACAATCACCGATGACGAAGACGGAACCGACCCCGACCTGTTGA
- a CDS encoding PQQ-binding-like beta-propeller repeat protein, producing MFRRYLALAVAVLFTGLLAGCENTDSWVDAHAAQGWSAQYGDAANSSYTRSRGPETLRLEWSRSVKGELGAQVALSADNRLAVNAQTAGGCSLMVWEADNNARQRWCTRLVLGGGWSSPLFDGFDNVYVGQPGTILSFPPTQWIRWRQPVIGMPTTPRLLDDGQLLVVTHLGQVLVFDAHRGTVVGTPLDLVSGVDPTDSQRGLGDCQPARSRCPVAAAPAFSHQAGIVVLSVWQPGAEAPVLIGLRYHPGEQTLLTQEWTSTAVGRGPLASPVLSADGSTVYVNGRDQKLWALNSADGSPKWSVPLNYLAQTPPSVSPDGLIVAGGGPDAKLTAVRDAGDQGEVAWTRDDVVPLTTSSRADGVGYTVAREGGHGQTLLVFDTADGHTLNAYPVPEATGWPVGVSIGNDHRIVTATSDGQVYGFAPD from the coding sequence GTGTTCCGGCGATACCTTGCACTGGCTGTCGCGGTGCTGTTCACGGGCCTGCTCGCCGGTTGCGAGAACACCGATTCCTGGGTGGACGCTCACGCCGCACAAGGGTGGTCGGCGCAGTACGGCGACGCCGCCAACAGCAGCTACACCCGATCTCGTGGTCCCGAGACGCTCCGGTTGGAGTGGAGCCGGTCGGTCAAGGGTGAGCTGGGTGCCCAGGTGGCGTTGAGCGCGGACAACCGCCTGGCGGTCAACGCGCAGACGGCTGGCGGCTGTTCGTTGATGGTGTGGGAGGCCGACAACAACGCCCGCCAGCGCTGGTGTACGCGATTGGTGCTGGGCGGCGGCTGGTCCAGTCCCCTGTTCGACGGATTCGACAACGTCTATGTCGGGCAGCCCGGCACCATCCTGTCCTTCCCGCCGACACAGTGGATCCGCTGGCGCCAGCCCGTGATCGGCATGCCGACCACGCCCAGGCTCCTCGATGACGGCCAACTGCTTGTGGTCACCCATCTGGGTCAGGTGCTGGTGTTCGACGCGCACCGGGGCACGGTTGTGGGAACACCGCTGGATCTGGTCTCCGGTGTGGACCCGACCGATTCGCAGCGCGGTCTCGGCGACTGCCAGCCGGCCCGGTCGCGGTGCCCGGTGGCGGCCGCACCCGCGTTTTCCCATCAGGCAGGCATCGTGGTGCTCAGCGTGTGGCAGCCCGGGGCGGAGGCACCGGTGCTGATCGGATTGCGCTATCACCCCGGTGAGCAGACGCTGCTGACGCAGGAATGGACCAGCACCGCCGTGGGCCGCGGGCCGCTGGCCAGTCCGGTGTTGTCCGCCGACGGTTCGACGGTGTACGTCAACGGACGCGACCAGAAGCTGTGGGCACTCAACTCCGCCGACGGTTCGCCGAAATGGTCGGTGCCACTGAACTATCTGGCCCAGACCCCGCCATCGGTGTCACCCGACGGGCTGATCGTGGCCGGCGGCGGGCCGGACGCCAAACTGACCGCGGTGCGCGATGCCGGGGACCAGGGCGAGGTGGCCTGGACCCGTGACGATGTCGTGCCGCTGACAACGTCGAGCCGTGCGGACGGTGTCGGCTACACGGTTGCCCGCGAGGGCGGGCACGGCCAGACGCTGTTGGTATTCGACACCGCCGACGGGCACACCCTCAATGCTTATCCCGTGCCGGAGGCCACCGGCTGGCCTGTCGGGGTGTCGATCGGTAACGACCATCGAATCGTCACCGCGACCAGTGACGGTCAGGTGTACGGGTTCGCCCCGGACTGA
- a CDS encoding enoyl-CoA hydratase, translating to MNEFVSVITGVPEQDGVGTLMLSRPPTNALTRQMYREIIAGAHELGERTDISTVILFGGHEIFCAGDDVPELRTLNTGEAAAADAALRECIEAVAAIPKPTVAAITGYALGSGLTLAMAADWRVSGDNVKFGATEILAGLAPRAGGGARLAEVIGASKAKELVFSGRFVGAEEALELGLIDQIVAPDHVYDEALAWARRFVDHPVDVLAAAKAAVDGQVDRP from the coding sequence GTGAACGAGTTCGTCAGTGTGATCACCGGGGTGCCCGAGCAGGACGGCGTCGGCACCTTGATGTTGTCACGGCCCCCGACCAACGCCCTGACCCGGCAGATGTACCGCGAGATCATCGCGGGCGCCCACGAGCTCGGCGAACGCACCGACATCTCGACAGTGATCCTGTTCGGCGGGCACGAGATCTTCTGCGCCGGCGACGACGTTCCGGAGCTACGCACGCTGAACACGGGCGAGGCCGCCGCCGCGGACGCGGCATTGCGCGAGTGCATCGAGGCCGTCGCCGCCATCCCCAAGCCCACGGTGGCCGCGATCACCGGCTATGCGCTGGGCAGCGGGCTGACCCTGGCGATGGCCGCCGACTGGCGGGTCAGCGGCGACAACGTCAAGTTCGGAGCGACCGAGATCCTGGCCGGCCTGGCTCCCCGCGCCGGCGGCGGTGCGCGGCTGGCCGAGGTCATCGGCGCCAGCAAGGCCAAGGAACTGGTGTTCAGCGGCCGGTTCGTCGGCGCCGAGGAGGCGCTGGAACTCGGGCTGATCGACCAGATTGTGGCACCCGACCACGTCTACGACGAGGCGCTGGCCTGGGCGCGGCGATTCGTCGACCATCCGGTGGACGTGTTGGCCGCGGCGAAGGCCGCCGTCGACGGACAGGTGGACCGGCCCTGA
- a CDS encoding class I SAM-dependent methyltransferase — translation MTDIKDSGIDADIAGMPTPNPHATAEQVEAAMHDSKLAQVLYHDWEAETYDEKWSISYDQRCIDYARGRFDAIVPESEQRELPYDRALELGCGTGFFLLNLVQSGVARRGSVTDLSPGMVKVATRNGQSLGLDIDGRVADAEGIPYEDNTFDLVVGHAVLHHIPDVELSLREVVRVLKPGGRFVFAGEPTTVGNKYARELSTLTWHATTNLTKLPWLSNWRRPQAELDESSRAAALEAVVDLHTFDPADLERMATNAGAVEVHTASEEFTAAMLGWPVRTFEAAVPPGRLGWGWAKFAFNSWTTLSWVDSNVWRRVVPKGWFYNVMVTGVKPSGD, via the coding sequence ATGACTGACATCAAGGATTCCGGTATCGACGCCGATATTGCCGGCATGCCGACTCCTAACCCGCACGCCACGGCCGAGCAGGTCGAAGCCGCGATGCATGACAGCAAGCTCGCGCAGGTGCTCTACCACGACTGGGAAGCCGAAACCTACGACGAGAAGTGGTCGATCTCCTACGACCAGCGGTGTATCGACTACGCCCGCGGCCGCTTCGACGCCATCGTCCCCGAATCCGAGCAGCGTGAGCTGCCGTACGACCGGGCCCTCGAGCTCGGCTGCGGTACCGGATTCTTCCTGCTCAACCTGGTCCAGTCCGGTGTGGCGCGGCGTGGTTCGGTCACCGACCTGTCCCCGGGCATGGTCAAGGTCGCCACTCGCAACGGTCAGTCACTCGGCCTGGACATCGACGGACGGGTCGCCGACGCCGAGGGCATCCCGTACGAGGACAACACCTTCGACCTGGTGGTCGGGCACGCCGTGCTGCACCACATCCCTGACGTCGAGCTCTCGCTGCGTGAGGTGGTCCGGGTGCTCAAGCCGGGCGGCCGTTTCGTCTTCGCCGGTGAGCCCACCACGGTCGGCAACAAGTACGCCCGTGAGCTGTCCACCCTGACCTGGCACGCCACCACCAACCTGACCAAGCTGCCCTGGCTGAGCAACTGGCGCCGGCCGCAGGCCGAACTCGACGAGTCCTCCCGCGCCGCGGCGCTGGAAGCGGTCGTCGACCTGCACACCTTCGACCCGGCCGATCTGGAGCGGATGGCCACCAACGCCGGTGCGGTCGAAGTGCATACCGCCAGCGAGGAATTCACCGCGGCGATGCTCGGATGGCCGGTACGCACCTTCGAGGCCGCGGTGCCGCCGGGGCGCCTGGGCTGGGGCTGGGCCAAGTTCGCGTTCAACAGCTGGACCACGCTGAGCTGGGTTGACTCCAACGTCTGGCGCCGCGTGGTGCCCAAGGGCTGGTTCTACAACGTGATGGTCACCGGGGTTAAGCCGTCGGGAGATTAG